In Nostoc piscinale CENA21, the genomic stretch ACAGATTGTTTAAGAATGGAGTTAAAATCTAGCGGTGTTGAAGTTCTTTCGATATTGCCAGCCGATGCCTTAATAACCCCAGAACAAGCGGATAAACAAGCACTAAATTATCAGAAAACCTTGGCTAATATTTCACCAGAGCATCAAGCTTTGTATGGCAAAAACCATAAAATTCATATAGACAATGTTATCAAGAATAATCGGGAAATCGGCTCACCCCTGGAGATTGTAACCGAGGTAATTTTAGAAGCTTTAGAAGCGAAAAAACCTAAAAGACAGTATTTCCCCACTAAATATCCTTGGTCATTAAGACTCTTTGCACTATACAAAAGACTGCTACCATATCAATATTTTCATGATCAAGTCTACTTTAAGAGCTTTAACTATGATTAACAACACAATAGATTGCCGTTTTTGTTCTGTAGTTTCTAAAGCCAATAAAGAAGATCCCATTGGTACAGCCATAACTTGCGACCATTGGATAATTATGGAAGCTCCCCAACCTTGGCCGCAAGAAATTTATCAACAAAATCCCACTATCAAATCATTAATTAGTGCATATCAGGAGTTAGTTTTTAAATATAAAATTCAGTTGAAACCAGTATTAATCGCCCCTGACCGCGAGTATTCTGAACCTGGTTTAACTCGTATACTTTACTACTATCGTCCTGCACATTTGTTTTCTAAATTTGAAAAACAGGAATTTATTGTTCCTGAAAATCAAGCTGCCGCTTTAGTGACAGCAATATTTCAGCAGTTACTTCAAAAACCCAATAATTTATCTGATTTTCAAAAATATCAACAACAAACAAATCATATTCGTGAGTTAATGATTTGTACCCATGCTCAAGTAGACTTAGCTTGTGGAAGATTTGGTAATCCTTTATATCGGCAACTACGCAAAGAATATGCTTCAATTACCAACAGTAATTTAAGAGTATGGCAATCATCTCATTTTGGTGGTCATCAGTTTGCGCCAACACTTATTGATTTACCACAAGGGTCTTTCTGGGGACATTTGGAGCCATCTGTATTAGATTTACTGGTGGAACAAAATGATTCAGTTCTGGGTTTGCGTCAATATTACCGAGGATGGGCAGGATTAAAGCAACTTGAGCAAATTGCCGAGCGCGAAATTTGGATGCAGTCTGGTTGGAATTGGCTGAATTATTTAAAAGCAGGAAAAGTACTAGCAATGGAAAAAGTTGCGGAAGAATGTCAGCCTGACTGGGCAGAAGTTCAAATTGATTTTATAGATCCTCACACGCAAATAAAAGGTAGCTATCAAGCCAGAATAGATACTTGCGGTGAGGTGATGACTGCATGTAACTCAGCAACAGTCATGGAATTAGAACCAGTCAAGCAGTATCGCGTTAGCCACTTGGTTAGGCTGGAGTAAATGAATCACAATCTCAAATTACAAAAGAAATCTAATTTTTCGGCTCTTTAGCTAATAATTGTTTCTAAAGATTTCAAAACTTTGGCAATCTCATAATTCTGAGTATTTCGGAGTTACTGATAATAAAGTTCTGCAAGGATAATGTGAGGTAAATTATGTATCAAAATGAAAAAGAAGACACAACAATCTACAAAGTTGTAGTTAATCATGAAGAACAATATTCTATTTGGCCATTAGAACGGGAAAATCCCCTCGGTTGGCAGGATGTTGGTAAAAGTGGACTGAAACAAGAATGTTTAGATTACATCAAAGAAGTTTGGACTGATATGAGGCCTCTTAGTCTCAGACAAAAAATGCAAGCTACTTCTAGCAACAATTTTTAAAAAAGGAGAATAGCGATGGTAAAACAAACAAGAGTATGGTTTATTACTGGTTGTTCAAGTGGTTTTGGTCGAGCC encodes the following:
- a CDS encoding sucrase ferredoxin; the protein is MINNTIDCRFCSVVSKANKEDPIGTAITCDHWIIMEAPQPWPQEIYQQNPTIKSLISAYQELVFKYKIQLKPVLIAPDREYSEPGLTRILYYYRPAHLFSKFEKQEFIVPENQAAALVTAIFQQLLQKPNNLSDFQKYQQQTNHIRELMICTHAQVDLACGRFGNPLYRQLRKEYASITNSNLRVWQSSHFGGHQFAPTLIDLPQGSFWGHLEPSVLDLLVEQNDSVLGLRQYYRGWAGLKQLEQIAEREIWMQSGWNWLNYLKAGKVLAMEKVAEECQPDWAEVQIDFIDPHTQIKGSYQARIDTCGEVMTACNSATVMELEPVKQYRVSHLVRLE
- a CDS encoding MbtH family protein; the protein is MYQNEKEDTTIYKVVVNHEEQYSIWPLERENPLGWQDVGKSGLKQECLDYIKEVWTDMRPLSLRQKMQATSSNNF